AAGATGTTCTCTGCCAGCGGGAATGAAGATACTGAACTGACGCATCGAGAGAAGCCAGAAGAGCCTGGGCACCCTCCTGGATGTTGATAGAGCACTGGAGAAACGTAGAGACGCTTGCATTGCccgagaagacggcgtctTGGAACCTCTCGTCAATGTTGAACGTGTCCGCGCAGATCAAGTAGGACTCGAGAGCCCTGCGCTGGAACTCCAGCTTGTCAACGTCGACTGACGACTCCTGGGCCTTGATCTTCAGACCCTGTGCCCAAGAAAACGTGACGTCTCTCGCTTTTGACAGGAATCTGATGCATTCTCGCTGGATGTCGGAGGAAGGAGTCAGGGAAAGGAGACAGCGAGCAAGGGCTGTGAAAGCCGTCAAGGCGGCGGATGACTGCCAGTTCTCTTCGAAGCGTTGTGTTGCCTCGAAAAGGCCTTCCATCATCCTTGAGGCGAATTTCTCATCCTCGCAGATATCGTGGGCACATCGAGACGCGGATTTGTTAGGTGGGCCAGCTTGGTAGATACACTGCTGAATGACGAGAACAGTTTCCCTTCGGTTGAAGTCCACTGAAGGGGAGAAGAGTTGAATCATGATATTTCTCAATTGGATATTGTATCCAAGAGGAATGGAAGCGATGGCCTTAAATTCCTCGATCGTCATGTCATCGGGGCACTCGTGTAGGTTCGCCAGTATTGTGTTTGGTGGAGGACCGCTGGGCATGGACGAAGGACGAAAAATGTATTCCTGGACGTGTTTTGAGGCCGGAGGCATCTTGTAAGTGCAATCCTTTGGGATCGTGTCTGTAGGTCGGAACGGAGTAAGAAAGCAGGACCGTCGACCGTCGTAGCATGCGTAGTGAAGCCCGTTGATGACGCAAACCGAAGACTCAGTAGCCGTTGAAACAGAAACCATCCTCCGATGTGTCGCCATATGGGGTTTGTCCTCCGAGAGAAGACTGATGTGTTGACTGCTCACGTTGCTTTGAAAATACCGAGAAAGGCCTTGGTAGCCCTTCAAGAAATGGTGTGAGCGAGGCCGTCCTTCACAGTTGAAACAAACTTTCAGGACGTTGAACAGAAAGTAGATACTGGCTTCGCGCCAGCTTCCAAAGCCTTCGGGGACGGACAGCTCGAAGACCGTCGACTTCAAGGCAAGCAGCCCGTTCGGAAGCGGCCACTCGTGGATTTCGATCTGCAAGCTGTTGGCTTGTTCGAAATATGAACAACGCGAGCAATAGCGGCTGTGAGCCTTAAAGGGAACGCCCGTTATTTTGTTGTAACCCTGGTAATACTCGCAAGAGCTCGCGTGATACTTCCTCATGAGATCGTCGTACTTATCTTTCAATCTGCGCAGCTTGTTTTTCTTGCGCTCACGGTCTTTCCGTGCCTGCTCTTCGATTTCGCTCCGAAGAGACTGGTGTTTGACGGACTGATCGAAGTAACGAACGGAAAAACACCCAGAGGATCCATATGTCGTGTAAATGTTTGGAGCAGAGGATCTCGACTCGCACTTCTCAAGGCGCTCTCTAACATACGACTCGGCGTTATGCAGTCTCTCCAAATGGGCCCTGGTCGTAAGGAGCAAGTTCTGGAAAAGGCCCAAGGGGATCTCGGGATCAAAGTTCCTGAGTAGTGGATGAATCTGGATTGTAGCCTTGTCGCAGACGATCCAGAGTTCCAAGATCGTTAACAACATGATGGAGATTAATTCGGGATTACTTTTATCTCCATAGAACGTGCTGGCCTTGCCGTGGTAGTCTTCGATGAGGCTTCGGAGCTGAGAACATGTGTTGGCAGTAGTCTTATGTCCTGCAAACCATGTCTGCAGATTTTTGCCAACCCAAGCCTCAAAAGCCGTCAGGTGTAGAGACAAGTGTGCATTGTCTGGTACAACTACCTCGGACGGTAGCAACGAAGAGTCATACAATGACACCGTCCATGAAGGGCTGAAGTGGGAGGCTGCTGTCTGGGTGCCTCGCCTGGCAAAAGAAGCCAGGAAGTCATCGAGCTCGGGGAGATGCATGATGGAGTCCTTCTCAAAATCCGACGCCTCTAGAGCTCCTAACTCTTTGCCGAGGCCAGGCGAGTCCTGCTTCTGGATGTTGAGCCAGCGGTCCGACAACAGTTTGTTTGCTTGACGCATGGTCTCGCGAACGTGGTCGAGAGCGGCGGGGACAGGCTCCGATGTAAGCTTGAGCAGCCGCCTGGACAGCTTGGCGACCATGCACAGCAAGAGGTCGGACTGCAAGTTGGACTGAACGGTAGATTCCAGGCTATTATGGAGGATCTCAGCCATGAAGAAGGCCATGAATGATTTGTAAAGGCTGTTGTCGGGGTCAGCCAGCCTGCCGAAGATCAGCTGCAGACTGACGCGAACAAGCAGCCATGTGGGAGAACGACGCCACGGGAGCAAGGTGTTGTTCCAGTTGACCTCGTCACGGGTGTTCTTAGAAATTCTCGCTTCGTCGAGAGGATGACCGACGGCGAGCAAGAAGGCGTAGAGGAGCTCCGTGACCATCTTCGGGTGGGTAGTGTCACGGCTTTCTTCGTGAAGTTTCCCCGCCTTTTTGGCGCATGGCTGGGTTCCCGCAGCCCGTTGAAAGCTCATGGTCGCCAAGGTTTCCGCGAGAGTCTCTTTGAAGCCCAGTTGGTTGAACTTTTCAAGATCGACGGTCACACCGACACCGGGGAAGGTCCTGCGGAGACGACCAGAAGTCGCCATGGCAGCTTCGTTGGTTGAAGATAGCTCAAACGCCTCCAAGCGGACCGAGTTGTGGACTTTGGTGATCAGGACCCCGGCATTCTGGGCGCTAATGTTGAGAGGAATCGTTGACATTGCGCCTTGAATAGAATCAGTGCTGCCAGAAGACCGAGAATCGTGTTGGAAAACTTACCTTGTCTGGGTAGCTTGTGCAGCATTTCGAGCAactcatcctcgtcgacagcTGGATCctctcctcgaggccgatgaaCGCGAATCATGGCCTCCATCAGCTCACCAGCTGCTGCCACGGCCTCCACGCTGATCTTTGGAACAAAGCTGCAAAACTTGACTAAAGCGTCTCGAACGCAATGGAGCAAAACGGTTTCATTCTTGACACTGAAATCATCTGTCTGGGGCAATTGGGGCGGGAGGAAAACGTGATGAATAAGATACAAAGCTGCTTGGCTGGACATTTTGATGTAAAGAGCAAATTTTTAGAAGTTGATATCTTTCTTGTTGATGTTTAACTGTTAGTTGTTGATAGAATAGTGTTGCGGTATCGTGGCACCTGTTCTCTGGGTCATTGTGATTTCTACAGCCGCGGGTTCGGGGACGTATTTTATAATTTTCCTCGTCATTAATGATACAGAGATGAAGACTAACAAGATGGCTCGCGACGTGAGTATTGTGGGCTGTATCATCATTTTCACATGTCGGGAGTGTTCGTCTGAAGATCACACAAGATAGGCTTTCGGGTTCGTTGACATGGGTTGTAGGCCTCAACTTAAAGTGACTAAGGATGCTTTTGGACCCTGGAAGTGGCTTTTGGAATGAtaggggaaaaaaaaggtcTACTAGATATGGAAGCTTGATAGGCAATATTTGACTGGTTGGCTTTTGCAAAGCAGTAGCTCTCTCTCGATATCAGACTTTGTCGTGTAACAGTCTTTCTGGCCTCCTGCCGCTGAAACGATCTTCACGGGAGCTTTTGGGCGTTGATGTGTGGTGCTTTTCATTGACTTTCGGAAAAGAGTTGTTGGGAAGCCAGCCGGCGGTAAAAGCCTAAAGGTACTGGAGAGGGAGAAGCGAGTTGATTGGACTCAACTTTCCGTACGGTTATCAGAGCCAGGCTTTGCATGTGTTGGGATCATATTGCCGCTGGCAGTGCTGACGTTGCCGAATGTCCGGTGAAAGCCAACGTCAAAGATGGAAACCGTAGTCAAGATTCAAGATCATTCAAATTTCGATGGATGACGCGTCCCGGGATTCGGAATATGACGAGTTGCAAGCCGGAAAACTGGCTTTGAGTCCTACAAGGCGATCCAGATTCCGATTTGGCCAAGGCATAGTATAACCTCGCCTCccacctcctcggccgcttGTGAGGGGGCAGCTGACGCGATAATCTAGACCTCGAATCGACGTCCTTACTTGAATGCATCAAAAGGAACGGTGGGATATAGTTTCCTTATCTCGCCATTCGCAAACCTTTACTCAGGAATTCTCCGAGTCTTTTTATTTTAGTTTCTTTTGTGTAAATCATGATCTAGACCGACACTGGACCGACGGCGATGTAACTCGAACCCCCTCTCAAATCGCGATGTGGGAGCCATCGGGAGACGTCTAACTGGGAATTAAGGGATTCCATGCTGTCCGAAGATGATCCGTCATCCAAATCCTTCTCGTCTCAAGGCATTGGTGCCGATGGACTTGTTACACATGAATCGCCTGTCATACGACGTGAAGCAGCCAACTGAGGGTTTGGTTTGCTTCCCAGACTGAGGAGATATCACGATTTCAGAGGAGAAGATTATCATCTTTCTTGTGTAGAAAACAACATGAGCGTTCTCTTTATGTTCATGAAATCGCCGTACTTCTCAGCGCTACCCCAACCAACCCGGCTTCATAATATTTTCAGGGACTTTTACCCTCCCACTCCCACCCATGCTTGTCGTCTTGCACTCAGCAAGAATTcgcgccgttgccggtgaAGGTGCCGGGCTGGTAGGCtccgctgccgtcgtcgaggcacTCGGCTGACGCTCGTGTTAGCCATCGTATCTCTCATCATGGGGCAATCGCCGCCATCACTCACCAACGGTAACCAGCTTGAGGTTGTTCTGCTTGGCCCAGTTGATCAGCCAGGGCGTCAGAGTCTGCACCGTGCTGGCGTACGTCTCGTGCATCAGGGGGATGTGtccgttgccgccggcgccggcctgctggAACTTCTGCTGGCtctgcgccgccgtctgccCGTTCCAGTCGcccgagtcgacgtcgttggTGATGACCTTGTAGCCCagcgtcttcatcgtcggcagGACGGAGCCGCCGGTGGCCAGGTAGGGCGGGCGCATGTAGGCGGGCTTCCTGCCGATGATGTTGACGGCCGCCTGCTCGAGCTTCTGCATCTCGGAGGTGAGCTGGGCCTGGCTGAGGCTGCCGAAGTTCTGGGGGTGCGTCCAGCTGTGGGAGGCGATCTGGTGGCCCGAGTCGAAGGCcttcttgacggcggcgcgctggTTGTAGATGCAGCCGTAGAGGGTGCCGGTCATGAAGAAGGTGGccttggcgccgccgttgttgaggatgtcgacgagctgcgAGGTGTACTGGTAGGGCCCGTCGTCGtaggcgagggcgaagacgccgGGCTTGGCGCACTTCTGGATCACGACGCCGGCGCTCGGGGCGCGCTTGATGAGCTCCACGGGGGTCTCGAtggggatggcggcggcgctggcgaccAGCAGCAGGCTGGTGACGATGGTGTCGAGAAGCATTGTGGCTGAAtcgggagggagaggagggttTGGGACAGAGCTTGGGACGAGGAGGTTCGTGATTGGGATGGGATGCAGACATCAAGAGACCAAGCAAGAGTAGGCTCGACCGGGCTTCCGCGTCTCTCTCTATATACATCAATCCTGGGTTGACAACTGCCATGGGTCGACGGACGACGGTGAGCCCACCTTGAACCACTCCAATCTCGCCGTCCCGTGGAATTCAACCGACGGGAAACCTCCTTTGTGGGGTTGTGGCCCGGTCGAACGGCCGATTGCGATCCATTCGAAAGCTCGTTTGACGGCAGATAGACATGCTTGTTACAGGGGTTGGAGACAATAGGGTCACATCCGGCAGTGAGCCGCCTGCATCATCGGGTCAGCTGCCGCCAAAGGTTCACATAGTCGAATTGTCTAAACACCAGTTAAGCAGGTCTCATTTAGGCTTTTTGCCTGGCTCAGGGTGGGGGGATGCTCAATCTGGAACGGAGCGTACGGTCAAAAGGGGGATTTCCTTACAGGGTACTTACTTGGGTCTGCAGGGGCATTTGTTCCCCttttccagggtactttggCGGAGGAACGGGGAATAAGAGAAAAAGCCAGGATCATCTGGGAACTGACTGTGGCACGTCACACATAGTAGACACTGCTACCTCCTTGAATGACGAGTAGATGCGGTTTTGGGGCGGCTAAATCAACGTGCCGGCAGCGTTAGTTGATCAAGGGAGATCTTCCGTAAACTGGGGAAGAGTAATTCTCAGACAAAAAACGAATTGGTGATGTTGCACTGCATCAACAGGCTAAATAGAGAAATGCTTGTCACGGATTTGCGGGGGGTGGGCATGCGTGCTGACTCATCTCATTCTCAGTGGGACAGGTCTCTTCTCGTTGTGAACGAGGGAATGAGTGAGATTATTGAGCTTCGGGTTCCGTACCACACTTTGGTGAGATTCATGTGCAAAAAGAAACCTCTTCTCTTTACTCATAAGTGTGTTTGAATTTGTGTTTTTGGCAAAGCCTCGGAGCAGGAACAATATCTCGATTGACCTgtgaagactgactgactgacttaCCTCATCATCTCATCAATGCGGTCTCAGTTGGCTGAGCGACGGCGCCCTTCGCTTGTCAAAACCGTTGGAAGACAGAAGCATCATCTCACGACTTTGGTTGCATTTCACACTGCTGCGCAACATTATCAAGCTCCATTCTTACCTTTCGTCTTCCAGCAACTCCAAGTCTCACAGCTCACTCACCCTGCAGCGTCACATTCAGAACCCCCCTTCACGAACATGGACGTTGAATGCCAATGCGGAGCCGTCGCCTTCAAGACGCCGACCCCGGAACCTCTCGATATCTACTGCTGCCACTGCTCCCAATGCCGCAAGCAGTCCGCCTCCGCCTTCGGCACGTCCGCCATCTtccccgccgacggcctggtCCCCCTCTCCGACGACCTCGGGTCGAAGCTCCAGTCGTGGACGCGGCCGACCAAGGGCGGCGGACACATGGACTGCTATTTCTGCCGCGTCTGCGGATGCCGCGTCTTCCACCGCGCGCACGACAAGCGCGGCACTCCGAGCCAGACTGTCAGCGTCAAGGGAGGGCTCATCGCGGGGCTGCAGATGGACCGGGGGAAACACATCTGGACGAGCAGCGCGGTCGTACGGATCCCCGAGGAGGCTGAGAGGTGGGCCGAGTCGCCGCCTGGCACTCCTACTGACAACGACCAGTGAGGAGGTTATTGTCTGTCAAGATGGTCACACGAAGAGTGGAGGGCGGAGTCTCAGCATGAACCcccgacccccccccccctctgaTAACCATATTCGCTTGCGAACGAGGGCTCCGTGGTAGTCTGAACCTTTGGCAGAGACCGCTAGTTGAATCATTTACAGTTATAAACGTTCTATGTACTTTACAAGTATGACACGGGAGAAGAAGATAAAGTGTGCGCATTGCGGAGTCCTCGGGCCCGGTATGATACGTCTCCATTGGCAACACTGAATGAAGCCTTCTTCCAAGGCATCAACACGGGTCCGATCTGGCCTCTTTCAAGCGCGACGAGACTGGGAGCGCTGG
This sequence is a window from Colletotrichum higginsianum IMI 349063 chromosome 8, whole genome shotgun sequence. Protein-coding genes within it:
- a CDS encoding Polysaccharide deacetylase — its product is MILAFSLIPRSSAKVPWKRGTNAPADPSGLTVVRRPMAVVNPGLMYIERDAEARSSLLLLGLLISVPNPPLPPDSATMLLDTIVTSLLLVASAAAIPIETPVELIKRAPSAGVVIQKCAKPGVFALAYDDGPYQYTSQLVDILNNGGAKATFFMTGTLYGCIYNQRAAVKKAFDSGHQIASHSWTHPQNFGSLSQAQLTSEMQKLEQAAVNIIGRKPAYMRPPYLATGGSVLPTMKTLGYKVITNDVDSGDWNGQTAAQSQQKFQQAGAGGNGHIPLMHETYASTVQTLTPWLINWAKQNNLKLVTVAECLDDGSGAYQPGTFTGNGANSC
- a CDS encoding Glutathione-dependent formaldehyde-activating enzyme, translating into MDVECQCGAVAFKTPTPEPLDIYCCHCSQCRKQSASAFGTSAIFPADGLVPLSDDLGSKLQSWTRPTKGGGHMDCYFCRVCGCRVFHRAHDKRGTPSQTVSVKGGLIAGLQMDRGKHIWTSSAVVRIPEEAERWAESPPGTPTDNDQ